A single Thermoanaerobacterium sp. RBIITD DNA region contains:
- a CDS encoding NAD(P)/FAD-dependent oxidoreductase has translation MNTMYDVLIIGGGVIGCSIARELSKYELKTALIEKEDDVASGGASKANSAILHAGYDPVPGTLKAKLNVRGNEMFDDICKDLDVPIKRVGSLVAAFADDEVDSLYKLYDRGLKNGVKKMSIISKDMVKELEPNINDTIVAALYAKTAGIICPYGYVIALAENAAQNGVEFIFNQEVVSIEKEEDRFIVKTQDKEYLSKYVINAAGLYSDVINDMVGAKPFTVHPRKGEYLILDKEEGYLANTVIFQVPTKMGKGILVAPTVDGNLLIGPTSEDIKNKEFRKTTVMGLQKAIRGAKKSVDKFNERKTITQFTGLRSVPDVEGEDFIIGESQVKGFINVAGIESPGFTSSPAIAEMVAEILLDSGLKLIEKDDFNPKRKPVIRFNELSDDEKNELIKKNPAYGKIICRCETVTEGEIIDAIKRPVGAKSLDGVKRRVRAGMGRCQGGFCSPRVLEILSRELNINPLDVTKFGGKSKILTAKAKEYVINACKEILKSGV, from the coding sequence ATGAACACTATGTATGATGTTTTAATAATTGGCGGCGGTGTTATAGGCTGTTCTATAGCGAGGGAATTATCAAAATATGAGCTCAAAACCGCATTAATAGAAAAGGAGGATGATGTGGCATCTGGTGGTGCATCAAAGGCGAATAGTGCTATACTTCATGCAGGTTATGACCCAGTACCAGGCACATTGAAAGCCAAACTTAATGTAAGAGGAAATGAGATGTTTGATGACATATGTAAAGACCTTGATGTGCCGATAAAAAGGGTAGGCTCGTTAGTCGCTGCATTCGCAGACGATGAAGTTGATAGCCTCTATAAGCTATACGATAGAGGCCTTAAAAATGGTGTAAAGAAGATGTCTATAATCTCAAAGGACATGGTTAAGGAATTGGAGCCAAACATTAATGATACAATTGTTGCTGCACTGTATGCAAAAACAGCAGGGATCATCTGCCCGTATGGATATGTAATAGCATTAGCTGAAAATGCGGCACAAAATGGTGTCGAATTTATATTTAATCAGGAAGTCGTTTCCATAGAAAAGGAAGAAGATAGATTTATTGTCAAAACACAAGATAAAGAGTATTTAAGTAAATATGTAATAAATGCTGCCGGCTTATATTCAGATGTTATAAATGATATGGTTGGCGCTAAGCCGTTCACGGTGCATCCAAGGAAAGGTGAATACCTTATACTCGATAAAGAAGAAGGATACCTTGCAAATACAGTTATATTCCAAGTACCTACAAAAATGGGGAAGGGGATACTTGTTGCACCGACAGTGGATGGAAATCTTTTAATAGGCCCAACATCTGAGGATATAAAGAATAAGGAATTCCGTAAAACAACTGTTATGGGACTGCAAAAGGCTATAAGAGGTGCTAAAAAGAGTGTCGACAAATTTAATGAAAGAAAGACGATAACGCAGTTTACCGGTTTGAGATCTGTACCAGATGTTGAAGGTGAAGATTTTATTATAGGCGAATCCCAAGTTAAGGGATTTATAAATGTAGCTGGCATTGAATCACCTGGTTTTACATCATCACCTGCTATTGCAGAGATGGTAGCGGAAATTTTACTTGACAGTGGACTTAAACTCATTGAAAAAGACGATTTTAATCCAAAGAGAAAACCTGTAATAAGGTTTAATGAATTATCAGATGATGAGAAAAATGAGTTGATAAAAAAGAATCCAGCGTATGGGAAAATTATATGCAGATGTGAAACCGTAACAGAAGGTGAAATAATAGACGCGATAAAGAGGCCTGTTGGTGCAAAGAGCCTTGATGGTGTAAAAAGGCGTGTAAGAGCTGGAATGGGTAGGTGCCAGGGCGGTTTCTGCAGTCCAAGAGTTCTTGAAATACTTTCAAGGGAACTTAATATCAATCCGCTTGATGTTACGAAATTCGGAGGAAAGTCAAAAATTCTTACAGCAAAAGCTAAAGAATATGTAATTAACGCTTGTAAAGAAATATTAAAAAGTGGGGTGTAA
- a CDS encoding NAD(P)/FAD-dependent oxidoreductase, which produces MLTHDIVIVGAGPAGLGAAVEAYERGIKDILIIERDKYPGGILEQCIHNGFGLVEFKEELTGPEYAERFIEKVKKYGINIMLNTMVLNISEDKIVKAVNPENGVMNIKAKAIILAMGCRERPRGAISIPGTRPAGIFTAGTAQRYVNMEGYMPGKEIVILGSGDVGLIMARRFTLEGAKVKAVVELMPYSSGLTRNIVQCLDDFGIPLLLSHTVIEIHGKDRVEGVTIAEVDENRRPILKTARYISCDTLILSVGLIPENELSKGAGVKLDPVTGGPIMNESMETNIDGIFACGNVLQVHDLVDNVTAESRLAADSAVKYIKGLLKEGKMITVKAGNGIRYVVPQIVNYENIDDKVKFHMRPTGVYKNGYVKVKLGDKEILSKKMQRLTPGEMVLIEIKKDKIIGQGTGSCPIDSITFEVEVD; this is translated from the coding sequence ATGCTGACACATGATATAGTAATTGTAGGTGCTGGTCCTGCAGGGCTTGGCGCGGCGGTTGAAGCTTATGAAAGAGGCATAAAAGATATCCTTATTATTGAAAGGGATAAATATCCAGGAGGTATACTTGAGCAGTGCATACACAATGGTTTTGGCCTTGTAGAATTTAAAGAAGAACTTACAGGGCCAGAATATGCTGAACGTTTTATTGAAAAAGTTAAGAAATATGGTATTAATATTATGCTTAATACTATGGTATTAAATATTTCAGAAGATAAAATTGTCAAAGCTGTCAATCCAGAAAATGGTGTTATGAACATCAAAGCAAAAGCTATCATCCTAGCAATGGGGTGCAGAGAAAGGCCTAGGGGTGCTATTAGCATACCAGGTACAAGACCGGCTGGCATTTTTACAGCAGGAACGGCTCAAAGATATGTAAATATGGAAGGTTATATGCCGGGGAAAGAAATCGTAATACTTGGTTCTGGCGATGTAGGGCTTATAATGGCAAGGAGATTTACCCTAGAAGGTGCAAAGGTAAAGGCAGTTGTAGAGTTAATGCCATATTCCAGCGGATTAACAAGGAACATAGTTCAATGCCTTGATGACTTTGGAATTCCTCTCCTTTTAAGCCATACAGTAATTGAAATACATGGGAAAGATCGCGTTGAAGGTGTTACAATAGCGGAAGTCGATGAAAATAGAAGGCCGATTTTAAAGACTGCAAGGTATATAAGCTGCGATACTTTGATATTATCAGTAGGTTTGATTCCGGAAAATGAGCTTTCAAAAGGTGCTGGTGTAAAACTTGACCCTGTAACAGGTGGACCTATTATGAATGAGAGTATGGAGACAAATATCGATGGAATATTCGCCTGTGGCAATGTACTACAGGTACATGATCTTGTTGACAATGTAACGGCGGAATCACGTCTTGCGGCAGATTCGGCAGTAAAGTATATTAAAGGTTTATTAAAAGAGGGGAAAATGATCACTGTAAAAGCTGGAAATGGAATAAGATATGTAGTGCCACAAATCGTAAATTATGAAAATATTGATGACAAAGTTAAATTTCATATGAGGCCGACAGGTGTATATAAAAATGGTTATGTAAAAGTAAAATTGGGCGACAAAGAGATACTTAGTAAAAAAATGCAGAGGCTTACACCTGGTGAGATGGTCTTGATAGAGATTAAGAAGGATAAAATCATAGGACAGGGGACGGGTTCGTGTCCCATAGATAGCATAACATTTGAAGTAGAGGTGGATTGA
- a CDS encoding DUF1667 domain-containing protein, which yields MEKREITCIVCPNGCHITAEIEEGKIVSLRGYACKRGLKYAEDEIIMPKRTLTTTVKAESGHLPLVAVRTKEPIPKEMIKDAMLELAKITVKPPINVGDIIVKNILNTGVDVVATRALYSK from the coding sequence ATGGAAAAACGCGAAATAACATGTATCGTATGCCCGAACGGATGCCACATAACAGCGGAAATTGAGGAGGGAAAGATTGTAAGTTTAAGGGGGTATGCATGCAAAAGAGGTTTGAAATATGCTGAAGATGAAATTATAATGCCGAAAAGGACTTTGACGACGACAGTAAAAGCAGAAAGCGGACATCTACCATTGGTAGCTGTTAGGACAAAGGAACCAATTCCCAAGGAAATGATAAAAGATGCTATGTTAGAACTGGCAAAAATCACTGTTAAGCCTCCTATAAACGTCGGAGATATTATAGTTAAAAATATCTTAAACACAGGTGTTGATGTAGTTGCAACAAGAGCTCTTTACAGTAAATAG
- a CDS encoding sigma 54-interacting transcriptional regulator, with product MEKISEIIKSPINIHSQISAKIVRKVNEICINYNVKVMLRKSGSIRLIPASSMLSMATFFVSKGNEVEIIIEGDDCSIAMKEIKKFFIEDLKHVDDESGTYELLKNTSIAYEEIFNSIALGLIVTDENGIITIFNKAAEKVTGFNLDKAIGKAISDVIPDIDVKDVLSNGDELLNKKFMIEDKILFINITPIYVGGKISGSLIVFQDFPQVEYLEGELKRSRKLDKAFDIIIGNSGKLKDALTIASKAAETDSNVIIRGESGTGKELVANAIHYSSKRKNKPFIRVNCAAIPSTLLESELFGHEKGAFTGAVTQKMGKFELADGGSIFLDEIGDIPIETQVKLLRVLQDKEFERVGGIKTIKVDVRIIAATNKNLEEAIKNGTFREDLYYRLNVIPILLPSLKDRKEDIPILIEHFIKKINKKLGKDIKFVTNKAIKALIKYDWPGNIRELENLIERCITLCDKEYIDLEDLPSYIKNVKDNKEDDIIYLGRNYDLEKMEDYEYKIIKAALSKYKSFNKAGKALGLTHKTVASKARKYHLVEN from the coding sequence ATGGAGAAAATAAGTGAAATAATAAAGTCTCCAATAAATATACATTCGCAAATATCTGCTAAGATAGTCAGAAAAGTCAATGAGATCTGTATAAATTACAATGTAAAAGTGATGCTCAGAAAATCAGGAAGTATAAGGCTTATACCTGCCAGCAGCATGCTTTCTATGGCAACATTCTTTGTATCAAAAGGTAACGAAGTAGAAATAATCATTGAAGGTGATGATTGTAGTATCGCAATGAAAGAAATAAAGAAATTTTTTATAGAGGATTTAAAGCATGTAGATGATGAAAGTGGAACATATGAGCTTCTAAAAAATACATCTATCGCATATGAAGAAATATTCAACTCTATCGCACTAGGACTTATCGTTACTGATGAAAATGGTATAATCACTATATTTAATAAAGCTGCTGAAAAAGTTACAGGATTTAACCTTGATAAGGCAATAGGAAAAGCTATAAGCGATGTTATTCCGGATATTGATGTCAAAGATGTTTTAAGTAATGGTGATGAACTTCTAAATAAAAAATTCATGATAGAAGATAAGATACTCTTTATTAACATAACGCCTATTTATGTTGGAGGGAAAATAAGCGGATCCCTAATAGTTTTTCAAGATTTCCCGCAGGTTGAGTACCTTGAAGGAGAGCTTAAAAGGAGCAGGAAACTAGATAAAGCATTTGACATAATTATAGGTAATAGCGGCAAATTAAAAGATGCTTTGACTATTGCATCAAAGGCTGCTGAAACTGATTCAAATGTAATAATAAGAGGAGAAAGTGGTACTGGAAAAGAATTGGTAGCTAATGCGATACATTATTCTAGCAAAAGGAAAAATAAACCTTTTATAAGAGTAAATTGTGCAGCTATACCTAGTACGCTGCTTGAAAGTGAGCTTTTTGGGCATGAAAAAGGTGCATTTACAGGTGCAGTAACACAAAAAATGGGCAAATTTGAATTAGCAGATGGTGGAAGCATCTTTTTAGACGAGATAGGAGATATTCCGATAGAGACCCAAGTAAAGCTTTTAAGAGTATTACAAGATAAAGAATTTGAAAGAGTTGGAGGTATTAAGACTATAAAAGTAGATGTCAGGATAATTGCTGCGACAAATAAAAATCTCGAAGAAGCCATAAAAAATGGCACTTTTAGAGAAGACCTTTATTATAGGTTAAATGTGATACCTATACTTCTACCATCTTTAAAAGATAGGAAAGAGGATATACCAATATTAATCGAACATTTTATAAAAAAGATAAATAAAAAACTTGGTAAAGACATCAAATTTGTTACAAATAAAGCCATAAAAGCTTTAATAAAGTATGATTGGCCTGGAAATATAAGAGAACTTGAGAATTTAATCGAAAGATGTATAACATTGTGCGATAAAGAATACATCGACCTTGAGGACTTACCGTCATATATAAAAAATGTAAAAGATAATAAAGAAGATGATATCATATATCTTGGTAGAAATTACGACCTTGAAAAGATGGAAGACTATGAGTACAAGATAATTAAAGCCGCGCTATCAAAATATAAAAGTTTTAATAAGGCAGGTAAAGCCTTAGGCTTAACACATAAAACAGTTGCATCAAAGGCAAGAAAATATCATCTTGTTGAAAATTAG
- the dhaK gene encoding dihydroxyacetone kinase subunit DhaK, with protein MKKLINNPDDVVKDMISGLLYAYPSYLRKLDNVDVVVRKSSPVKDKVGLVSGGGSGHEPTHAGYVGYGMLDAACCGAIFTSPTPDQVYEAIKAVDGGKGVLLIIKNYTGDVMNFEMAKEMAEMDGIKVDEVIVNDDVAVENSTYTQGRRGIAGTIFVHKIAGAKAEEGAELEEVKRVAKKVIENLRSMGMAFTPCTVPAAGKPSFTLADDEIEIGIGIHGEPGTHREKIKDAKGIVTELMNKIITDLPYKENDEVALMINGLGSTPLSELFVANKEVNEYLLGKNIKVYKTFVGEYMTSLEMSGFSITLLKLDDELKSLLDAKADTPAFRQF; from the coding sequence ATGAAAAAGCTTATTAATAATCCGGATGACGTTGTAAAAGACATGATTTCAGGGCTTTTATATGCGTATCCATCATACTTGAGGAAGCTCGATAATGTAGATGTTGTAGTAAGAAAGTCATCACCAGTTAAGGACAAAGTTGGTCTTGTAAGTGGTGGAGGCAGTGGACATGAACCAACACATGCGGGATATGTAGGATATGGCATGCTTGATGCGGCTTGCTGTGGTGCTATTTTCACATCTCCGACACCAGATCAAGTCTATGAAGCAATAAAAGCTGTAGACGGTGGTAAGGGTGTTCTACTTATAATCAAAAATTATACAGGAGATGTAATGAATTTTGAGATGGCAAAAGAAATGGCAGAAATGGATGGAATTAAAGTCGATGAAGTAATCGTAAACGACGATGTTGCTGTTGAAAATAGCACTTATACACAAGGACGGAGAGGCATTGCCGGGACTATTTTTGTTCATAAGATAGCGGGTGCAAAGGCGGAAGAAGGTGCAGAACTCGAAGAAGTTAAAAGAGTTGCAAAGAAGGTTATTGAAAATTTGCGGTCTATGGGGATGGCATTTACACCATGTACAGTACCGGCTGCCGGAAAACCTAGCTTTACACTTGCAGATGATGAAATTGAGATAGGGATAGGAATACATGGAGAACCTGGTACACATAGGGAAAAAATAAAAGATGCAAAGGGCATCGTAACAGAACTAATGAATAAAATCATAACGGATTTGCCATATAAGGAAAATGACGAAGTCGCTTTAATGATAAACGGATTAGGGTCTACACCACTTTCAGAGTTATTTGTTGCGAATAAGGAAGTCAACGAGTATCTCTTGGGAAAAAATATCAAGGTATATAAGACATTTGTAGGTGAATACATGACATCCTTAGAGATGAGTGGATTTTCAATAACGCTATTGAAACTTGATGATGAACTTAAATCATTACTTGACGCTAAAGCAGATACACCAGCATTTAGACAATTTTAA
- the dhaL gene encoding dihydroxyacetone kinase subunit DhaL: protein MELTTDVVAKIIDKIAAVIEENKQYLTDLDAAIGDADHGINLDRGFKAVKEKLPQFLNKDLGTMLKGVGMALVSTVGGASGPLYGTLFMRMGQATSGKMTIDENDIVRMLESGIEGIKARGKAQAGDKTMIDSLEPALNELKKSLKNGLELPEALNRAVNAASYGVEFTKEIAAKKGRASYLGERSIGHQDPGATSSYLMLKAAAEVINLL from the coding sequence ATGGAACTTACAACAGATGTAGTAGCAAAAATTATAGATAAAATTGCAGCAGTAATCGAAGAAAATAAACAGTATCTTACTGACCTTGATGCGGCAATTGGTGATGCAGACCATGGGATAAATCTCGATAGAGGGTTTAAAGCAGTTAAAGAAAAGCTGCCACAGTTTTTAAATAAAGATTTAGGCACGATGCTAAAAGGTGTTGGTATGGCCCTAGTATCAACCGTCGGTGGTGCATCTGGCCCATTATATGGAACATTATTTATGAGGATGGGTCAAGCAACATCTGGAAAAATGACTATAGATGAAAATGATATAGTGAGAATGTTAGAGTCTGGCATTGAAGGCATTAAGGCAAGGGGGAAAGCCCAAGCCGGTGATAAAACCATGATAGATTCATTGGAGCCTGCTCTGAATGAATTAAAAAAATCCTTAAAAAACGGCCTTGAGCTGCCTGAGGCCTTAAATAGAGCAGTAAATGCCGCCAGTTATGGTGTTGAGTTCACTAAAGAAATTGCAGCAAAAAAGGGAAGAGCCAGTTACCTAGGTGAAAGAAGCATAGGGCATCAAGACCCTGGTGCGACTTCATCATATTTAATGTTAAAAGCCGCGGCAGAAGTAATTAACTTGCTTTAA
- the dhaM gene encoding dihydroxyacetone kinase phosphoryl donor subunit DhaM has translation MVGIVIVSHSRKIVEGLYELINQMTAGKIEIGISGGTEDGHLGTNINEIMEEIKRCESGDGVLVLVDIGSSVMSAQMALELLGEEYANKVKIADAPLIEGAIAASVEASIGSDIDKVLKVAEATKNLVKF, from the coding sequence ATGGTAGGCATAGTTATCGTGTCACATTCAAGAAAAATAGTTGAAGGACTGTATGAACTAATAAATCAGATGACAGCAGGAAAAATTGAGATAGGAATATCAGGCGGCACAGAAGATGGCCACCTTGGTACGAATATTAATGAAATAATGGAGGAAATAAAAAGGTGTGAGAGCGGAGACGGGGTTTTAGTCTTAGTTGATATAGGAAGTTCTGTTATGAGTGCACAGATGGCTTTGGAATTACTTGGTGAAGAATATGCCAATAAGGTAAAAATAGCCGATGCACCGCTAATAGAAGGAGCAATTGCAGCAAGTGTTGAAGCATCAATCGGAAGTGACATTGACAAAGTTTTAAAAGTAGCTGAGGCTACAAAAAACCTTGTAAAATTTTGA
- a CDS encoding MBL fold metallo-hydrolase, which yields MGQIHDDIMREYDTRLTKYFDEGRYIDAYKYIFKQKNIVHDLDKNIYSYLILWQILTEIYLDIIDDAKEHFLNIFNNVSITKRNLVLFIKCVLLLDEFDMSLKIKELYDELMNYEDENLWINIYIFLLTLKNKRRNYDIKDELLYMMQNIDDKLLLSLLHSIMAEILKLEGDERWKDELKKAKVLNPHNLYMLRCEIDWGLIETNDLKKNKYFRYFPDKKNILRLYYDIYKQEPYRDMEDFKFSLIEGGSTGGSSYLITYQGINILLDCGINFKDGKIFYSDLKGLEIDIKNIDLLIVTHCHLDHCGGIISFINNGLNCPIIMSKETLHILNGIFSKNYNIHDLNINIDEQLSFNMLNDMVFTGLNYESVIKNKKVRIKLIPSGHIIGACAAYIDVNGFSIFYTGDFTVKDVESNNGLSIPDGMHADVLITEATFGYTSNFSVYNKEIQDQLILNTISDLIDHGIVFIPVFAVGKAQDMLLLLKRSYDYIPYNVYVDGALSYITTLYEKMIGTIYGNGILNANDIKLYSSKREFIKKEISLGNCLVMTSSDNLTDGSTSLIYGRELMCFNNAILLNISNNLRKPIAMSQENIPLLNHGIVQDIIEVFLKLTPRQVYLVHRGAKSNIQFNIEEVLKWFNDISVITP from the coding sequence GTGGGACAAATTCATGATGATATAATGCGTGAATACGATACCAGGTTGACGAAATATTTTGATGAAGGGAGGTATATCGATGCATATAAATATATATTCAAGCAAAAAAATATAGTTCATGACCTTGACAAAAACATTTATTCATACCTTATTTTGTGGCAAATATTAACTGAAATTTATCTTGACATTATTGATGATGCAAAAGAGCATTTTTTAAATATTTTTAATAATGTATCTATAACGAAAAGGAATTTGGTTCTTTTTATAAAATGTGTACTTTTACTTGACGAATTTGATATGTCTCTAAAAATTAAAGAACTTTACGACGAACTAATGAATTATGAGGATGAAAACCTTTGGATAAATATATACATTTTTTTGTTAACTTTGAAAAATAAAAGAAGGAATTATGATATTAAAGACGAACTATTATATATGATGCAAAATATTGATGACAAACTTTTGCTATCATTGCTACATTCTATAATGGCAGAAATATTAAAGCTTGAAGGAGATGAAAGGTGGAAAGATGAACTAAAAAAAGCAAAGGTATTAAATCCACATAATTTATATATGCTAAGATGTGAGATTGATTGGGGACTTATAGAAACTAATGACCTGAAAAAAAACAAGTATTTTAGATATTTTCCTGATAAGAAGAACATTTTAAGGCTATACTATGATATATATAAACAAGAACCATACCGTGACATGGAAGATTTTAAATTTAGTTTAATTGAAGGAGGTAGTACCGGTGGTAGTAGCTACTTGATAACATATCAAGGCATTAACATACTATTGGATTGTGGTATTAATTTTAAAGATGGTAAGATATTTTACAGTGATTTAAAAGGATTAGAGATAGACATAAAGAATATCGATTTGCTTATTGTAACACATTGCCATTTGGATCATTGTGGAGGAATTATAAGTTTTATAAATAATGGATTAAATTGCCCTATTATTATGTCAAAGGAGACATTGCATATTTTAAATGGCATATTTTCAAAAAACTACAATATACATGATTTGAATATAAACATTGATGAACAGTTATCATTTAATATGCTTAATGATATGGTTTTTACTGGATTGAATTATGAAAGTGTAATTAAGAATAAAAAGGTACGGATAAAACTTATTCCATCAGGACATATAATAGGAGCTTGTGCGGCATATATTGATGTGAACGGTTTTTCTATATTCTATACAGGCGATTTTACTGTTAAGGATGTAGAATCAAATAATGGCTTAAGTATACCTGATGGAATGCATGCGGATGTTTTGATAACAGAAGCGACTTTTGGATATACATCAAATTTTAGCGTATACAACAAAGAAATACAGGACCAATTGATTTTAAATACAATATCTGATCTAATAGACCATGGGATTGTTTTTATACCTGTATTTGCGGTCGGAAAAGCTCAAGATATGCTTTTGTTGCTTAAGAGAAGTTATGATTACATACCATATAATGTTTATGTTGACGGTGCACTTTCATATATAACAACATTATACGAAAAAATGATTGGAACAATTTATGGAAATGGTATATTAAATGCCAATGATATTAAGCTTTATTCGAGCAAGAGGGAATTTATAAAAAAAGAGATATCTTTGGGAAACTGTCTTGTTATGACAAGCTCGGATAACCTTACAGACGGAAGCACATCATTAATATATGGTCGGGAACTGATGTGTTTCAACAATGCTATTTTATTAAATATAAGCAATAATTTAAGAAAACCTATTGCTATGTCACAAGAAAATATACCTTTATTAAATCATGGGATAGTACAGGATATTATTGAAGTTTTTTTAAAGCTTACCCCGAGGCAGGTTTATCTTGTCCATAGAGGTGCTAAGTCTAATATTCAGTTTAATATCGAAGAAGTATTAAAATGGTTTAATGACATATCAGTTATTACTCCATAA
- a CDS encoding Hsp70 family protein codes for MKPYVGIDLGTTNTVAACVNVMPDGSLKTDIIDMEQVDDSMYSITYKKTLPSCLYVDDDGKEYIGELAKKMKAKRYDRVIYNSKNYIGSHNHVWEIDGKNYTPEVVAEKILRVVKKNIERSLNTDVNGAVITVPASFNHDQIEATKNAARAAGFAENELIFISEPTAALLELINEESLISQKERIFDFQKPNKVLVFDLGGGTCDVSIMKVEITDDDYNVEEIAISPHTQLGGINFDLCGVIYLLHKYSIVNSIDFKRITIDDDIKRYVYSILSLEVEKAKMMFSTKENMHFNTNYDNDVIYDGYIEKFIDDMPFHFTLSKKEYDECIKPLLTKGGNLGVNIIDPIIDTLDKANLKKEDIDEVFLVGGMTAYNSVQKAIESFFGKKTIRCLNPVYSVAKGAAVYNYYSENKKKSEKGKIIIYPVVAENIYLDVKNGLPVLLVKQGTKAPYERIYDNIVKVDNATGIKLDIYSGKSIYDPKMKRLRSAQLTFTNVIKPGTPISLKVTFDKNRILHLEAWITNDEKQKIDVTIGKGVLHDGR; via the coding sequence ATGAAACCATATGTTGGTATAGACCTTGGAACGACAAATACTGTTGCAGCATGTGTAAATGTAATGCCAGATGGAAGCCTTAAAACAGATATAATAGATATGGAACAAGTAGATGATAGCATGTATTCTATAACATATAAAAAAACGTTGCCATCTTGCTTGTATGTCGATGATGACGGGAAAGAATATATAGGTGAATTAGCGAAAAAAATGAAGGCCAAAAGATATGACAGAGTCATATACAACAGTAAGAACTACATTGGCAGTCATAATCATGTATGGGAAATTGATGGTAAGAATTATACACCTGAAGTTGTAGCAGAGAAGATATTAAGAGTTGTTAAAAAAAATATTGAAAGGTCACTTAACACAGATGTAAATGGTGCGGTTATTACTGTGCCGGCCTCTTTCAATCATGACCAGATTGAGGCAACTAAAAATGCCGCAAGAGCAGCAGGATTTGCGGAAAATGAACTTATTTTTATATCCGAACCGACTGCCGCATTGTTGGAATTAATAAACGAAGAAAGTTTAATATCTCAGAAGGAAAGGATATTTGATTTTCAAAAACCTAATAAAGTACTTGTATTCGACCTTGGTGGCGGGACATGTGATGTTTCGATAATGAAGGTCGAAATAACGGATGACGATTATAATGTTGAAGAAATCGCAATATCGCCTCATACACAGCTAGGTGGGATTAATTTTGATTTATGTGGTGTTATATACCTACTACATAAGTATTCGATAGTAAATAGCATCGATTTTAAGCGAATTACTATTGACGATGATATAAAAAGGTATGTATATAGCATATTATCGCTTGAAGTAGAAAAAGCTAAGATGATGTTTTCTACGAAGGAAAATATGCACTTTAATACCAATTATGATAATGATGTCATATATGATGGTTATATTGAAAAATTTATTGATGATATGCCTTTCCATTTTACGCTTAGTAAAAAAGAATACGATGAATGCATAAAGCCGCTTTTAACTAAAGGAGGAAATTTAGGTGTTAATATTATAGACCCAATAATAGATACACTTGACAAGGCAAACCTTAAAAAGGAGGATATTGATGAGGTCTTTCTCGTTGGAGGTATGACAGCTTATAATTCTGTACAAAAAGCGATTGAAAGTTTTTTCGGAAAAAAGACTATAAGATGTCTTAACCCTGTATATTCTGTTGCAAAAGGTGCTGCAGTATATAATTATTACAGTGAAAATAAAAAGAAAAGTGAAAAAGGTAAAATTATTATATATCCTGTCGTGGCTGAGAATATTTACCTTGATGTAAAGAATGGCTTACCAGTGTTACTTGTAAAACAAGGGACAAAGGCACCTTACGAAAGAATCTATGATAATATAGTCAAAGTTGACAATGCTACAGGTATAAAACTTGATATATATTCTGGTAAAAGTATCTATGACCCAAAAATGAAAAGGTTAAGGTCTGCACAGCTTACCTTTACGAATGTTATAAAGCCCGGAACGCCTATATCACTGAAAGTAACATTTGATAAGAATAGGATTCTACATCTTGAAGCATGGATTACAAATGATGAAAAGCAAAAGATAGATGTAACCATCGGTAAAGGGGTGTTACATGATGGCCGTTAA